AAAGTAACCTTTTAAAGTTGATTTGCATCAGAGGCCTCGGCCTAttgtctaaaaataataatgttgaCTCCAGCAACCCAATCAAGCCTCATCTGTAGTGTATCAACAGAAAAGCTATTCATCTGGGAATGTTTtagcaaaaagcagcaggaaaatcaAGAGAGTGAAATTTGGTTGCTaggacaaagaaaaagcaacacaagTGCATGCCTGTTCATGCCACAATAGCTAAGGCactccctcagcagcagctaaGAAATCAACTTTCTGTGTAACTGTGTCTTCCTTGGCCAGGTGGTTTTGTGTTCCTGagatgcaaaacatttttcagtggcGTTCTGCAAGTCTCAGATCCATCACCTACATATTGTCAGCTATTTCCAAGGCAGAGAGTTAGAAGGATACTCCAGAACTGGCaagcaggctgctgctctgcagcgaTGTGGATTGCGAGGGGCGCTGGGTGATGTCTGCAGGGTTTTCTGAGGAATATCCTTTTGAATGAAGCAGTCtcttccccccacacacacactttgcGACCTGTTTTGTTATCACTTATGTCTTGTTGTGTGGGAACACAAAACACCTCACCAAAGATGCCCATGGGCTGCCCACCCGTGCCTGCAGGCATGCTGCATCCACCAGCAACAGAAGGCTGTGGGGAGGCTGAGTTTTAGGAGACTCTCAGACAGACACAGAGTGATAAATTTTGAGGCGATTACTTTCAGTACCGGTAGTGGGGAAGCAGATCCAAGAGTTTTATCTCACCTTTACGCAGCACATCCTCACTTGTGCTGCAGTCCTGCAGCCCAGACCCCTGCTCCACGCTGCTGGGCTGCTTGCGCAGTGAGGTGGCACGCGatgcaaataaaattcaagGGCAGAAACAAAGTGTAAGTCATGCTGGTGCACCCAGGGCTGTTCTCCTTTCCTGTGTAGCAGCTGCACATCGCTGGTGTGTACATTTGAGCCAGAGCTCTGACTGTGCATTGGCACTGAAGGAATGCTGTGCAGATGAAAAAGGAATGTTTATCATTTTGTGATTGTCTCCTCAAAAGAGAATTGTCTGCTTCTACGCAGGCAAAAAATGTCATCAAGAGAATTCCCTTTGTCACTGGATACTTTCAGGGTTTCATTTACTCTTTTTACTTTTActctcttacttttttctttgttgccaGTCCTAAACTTGAAGCTTTGCAGCTATAAACTATAAATACTACTGAAAACTACAAAGCTTGCAGGATTACAATTTCAATGTGCAGCAGAGAATCAAGATAATGGACTTTTAATTCAGATGATGGGCACTAACTAATGTACATATGTAAGAATGGAGCAAACGTAGGCAGCTGTCTAATGCCAAGAAAAACTTACATTAATGGAAAGTGCTTCTTTAACTATGAAACGACCATTTACTTCTTTTGTATAAAGGTATATAGAATATGATGTATAATGCATCCTTTTCCCTTGTGTGCATCCTCATGGCAATactgaaaaagagcagaaatagaGGAGCTAATCATCCATCTTTTTGCTATGCAGCAGATGTCAATAAACTGGAGTTTGTGTTCCATTCTATTAAAATCCCAATGTCCCAGGCAATAACCTGTCTTTCAATAAACACAGGTCTAATGTCCATTGAGATGTGAGCTAATGCTGAGTGGAAAATGACTTCTGTGTTTACCTACTTCCAAATTGTATTTTATCCATTTTGTTTTAGCAGATAAAAACAATTGATTGCCTTAACTTATCCTTTGTAAAGAAAAACCCTCTATGACCAGGGGAATATTGATGGCAGAAGAATTCTAGTGGAATAAAATTGCTTTCCCTGtgaacaattattttaatttctaccAATATGGTGTTTCCCAATTCATTTTTTAAGCCCTAGATGCAAGAGATGTTTCGGACATTCTCCAGAGACTGTAGGTACCATATGTCAGGGGAAAGTCTAGAGGGCAAACTACAGGATGACTGATCAAatactgagatttttatttttaactctaaGACAGAATTTACACAGCACAGCTGTGATCCCTAAATGCCTGCCAATTGCCTTGCATAACTTGAACACATTGCAATGCCTCAGCGCTTGCAATGTTGCCCAGGTATCCCCTAAAGACAACACTATACTGTTTAGTTTTACGTAACTGAATGGGAAATATCTAAGTAATTCATTATATCAGCAAAAGAGTGAGTGGGAAATGAAATGCTCCATCTCTTCAACAGATTAGGTAATCACCTCCCTTCTCTGCCACTGTTCCCCCTCCACCCACTCTTCCTGCTATAATTCTCTACCCACACCCTATGCCTCCTCCTTAATGCGCTGTCATTACATATGTCCCCTTCACCTTTCCCATAACCCTTCCCTTTCCACTACAGCAATCACCTTCACTCACCCCTGCTCCCACGCTTTGCTACCATGTCCCACCAGTGTGTCCACTTTGTCCTCTTCCCCAGTTGCTGGGGCCCAACAAGCGGTGCCCGATGCTGGGACCATTCTGGGCCTTAGGGGAGCATGTTGACTCCACAGCTCTGTGACTGATCAACTAAAAGGTCTAATGCTGGTGCTTATTTTTGGCCTGCCTGGTGTTTTGGCAATGAGGCTTGCCTGTTCAGGTcagcccagccaggcaggcagatgTGCGCTCCCATCAGCTAACAAATTACCCTACAAGCAAGCCCCACCTCAAGGCTGTGCAGGACCGGGCTGAGTTTTGTCTAAATATCTGATAAtcagagatttaaaacaaacaaacaaaccataGTCCTACAAAGGGGACCCGTGTGCCTCCATGTGACATTGAAGTGGAGACCAGACACATTTCCCACGTCTGGCTTGCGGGCAGCACTGCATCAGAAGTGGGGAAAGTGGGACTGCACCAGCCCCGGGCAAGGGCACAGCAAAGCAGGGACGCGACCAGCAAGGTCCCTGCTGCCGAGAGGAGCCAATTTGCTGCCACCACAACAACTAAGTTTGGCCACACCAGGAGGAGGATTATAGGTATGCCCACGACACACACAAAGAAACGTGTCACTGTGGCTTGTGTGTGTGATCTGTTTTAATGCATTTGGGAGAGATGCCAGTCATCTGCAGGTGtgttaattttccatttctattgttgttgttgttgttgttattaatcGTTGCCACCATCTTGTGGTTATTTTTCTATATCATTCACATATATCATTGCATTTATATATTAAATGTGGACTTGGCTCCCAAGAAGAAATGACAatggttaaagaaaaacagtgatatCATTTTGCCAAAAGCTGCAAACTAAGTACAGAAAGTCACTGTAGTTTGTGTACTTGATGAGGCCAACACATCATCCCTCACGCACCCTTCCTCTGTCACATTAGTCCTGAAGACTTCAGTGGGAATATTTATGGTGGAAACTACTACTGAATGTGAGTAATAGTATCCGTTTGGCCTTTGTGAAAGACCATTAAATCACAACGCACTGAGAAGGGGCAAGAGTCCTCAGGCTATTTCGAGAGCTATTTTTAGATATGGATATTCAGACTTTTCTTATCAAATAATTAGTCATCACAAGTAAAGGCAAGATAACTTTtgagaataaaatagaaagtcATTGAAACCTTTTCTGAGCTTTGAAAAAAGGTTGATTTAGAGATCATTGAAGCCTCTGCACCTGACCGTAATAACTTAGTAATAGGAAAGaggaaagcacaaaaaaaatctgaaccaATTACACTTCCTGCCCGATTTGAAGGCCAAAAAACTGCAGATAAAGACATTTACCTGGATTTGTGTATCATCCTGGTATTGCAGAGGTGCAGTGGGActataaaattaagaaaggtGTTTTATAGCCAATGTAGTCTCTTGtagaaaagaaggggaaaatccTGACTAGACAGAGAGACCGCAGACAGGCTCCATATTCACGGGAAATGATATTCTGACTATAAGCCAACAATATAATGCTGTCACAAAAAATGCCAAAAGCCATGTAAATTTGTGGTAAGGGGATCGTCACCTGTAAAATAGTCAAGATAATTATGCTGCTGTGCTTGGCACTGGTTACGTTTCATTTGGAtggctgcatttcatttcaggcACACAGATAAATTGGCAGagtgcaaaggaaaataacaaaaaatgatgaaaagagTTGGAAAAGGAGACCTACGAGATAAGGTTAGGGAAACTGGGTATAGCTGGTCTGGAACAAATTAATCTAAATGGCAGGAGGGAGGATTTAGGTTAAGTACAAACCAACCTTTACAGCTTTAAGAAAAGTTCAGCCATGGAACAAGCTGCCAAGGAAGGTTTTAGCCTCACCATCACTAGAGATACTAAAAGGCAGGAGACCATCTGTCAGGGAGAGTttagggattaaaaaaaaaaggaaaaaaaagcactgccaCAGTTTAGGAGTTGAGCTAAATAACCCATTCGTGACTAGACTTTAGTGGACTAGAAGTGGCATGGCTTCTCTTTTTAGGGTAAGTTCCTAGATCTTTTCACTGTGAAGATTGTCTTGATCATATAAACCAACACAAGCCaattctgctgatttcagaTTGGGAAGGAtatctgcatttaaatatttacagggGATAGATGtctaaatattaatttaatcaTATCAATAATacactctccttttttttcccatcaggCTGTGAACATGTGTATAGAGCTGAtattgaaaaaagaatatttaatttaggTTAAACCATAATTAATATCTGAGGTTTGTCATATCCCTTAGTATTGCAAGGAAATAATGGGCCAGCCCAGGCCTGTCCAGTGACCTGGGGCTTGTGATGATAACTACATTCAAAAAGATTTCATATCAGGTCAAAAATGAGGTGAGAGGTTGGTAAATGGTCAGTAATGGATATAAAGGCGTTTCTGCATTGCCATACAATTATGGCACTGAGATGACACCGGAGTCTGAGCATCTCTTGCAGCCTCACAGCAAACCGCTGACTGTCAGGAGACACCTTAGGAAGCTTCTGCTTGCTGCAAGGCCTCTGCTAGCTTGTGGGTCTTAAGGGAACATTAAGCAACCTAGCCCAAACGGCCTTCAGTGGTGGTTCAGCTGAACTGCTGGGACTTTATTTGGGGAGTTTCCACAGTCAGCTGCCAGGTCTAAAATGAGAGCTGGCAGGTAATGACTGAGGGTAGCAGAGGGCACCTAAGATGCCTCTCAGATGCAGAGGCCTCTGGTTACGCCTACACGAGAGCACCACCACCGAGGGCTAGATGTGCACCACAGCCATGTCCCAAACGTGGGCTGTTATACCGCCTGGGTGAGTGTCATGTCCTCCCTCCTCCACACCCCGCTCAGGCTTTGGTTTTCATGAAGGAGAAACTGTGACACGCTCCCACTGGTCTTCTGAGGCGGAGGAGCAGGGACCATGGCCGTTGGCAACGCTCGCCGTCTTGCGTGGGAATGCCCTCGCTCTGCTGCGCAGTTCCTCAGGATCCAGTGGGCTTCGGAGCGGCGTTTGGAAAGCGCCGGGTGGCAGGTAGGATTCACCGGGCTGCATAAACACCTCCTGGCAGCGGCCAGCTTCACGCGGGAAAGCCTGTGCACTTTTGAGGCATAAGCCCTGAAACAGACCAGACGCGAGGAGTCAATTACCTGAGCCGAAGAGAAATCACCTTCAGATGGCTCAGTAAGTTTCGGCAGcgctttcccttttctcctttcccagctgtgctcctctTTTGCTCAGAGGATTCCCTTCCACCCGTCCGCCTCCATTGCATACTCCAGCAGATGCTTTCACTGACGTATTTTGGCTGCTGTGCTCGGCCGACATACTTTGGAGCGATTTCAAGCAGGCTGCAAGCTGAGGCGTTGTGCTGGGGCTGGAATAGATGACAGAGTCGCTGCTGACGCCCGTTTCAGTGAGCAGCCTGGTGGCCATGCTCCGCTGCAAGGAATCCAGCGGGGACCCTCTTGCACCCACCCCGGACCTGCCTGGGGGATCCTGCGAATTTCTTGGGCTCGAAGCATGGCATTGAGCTGCGTTGTGTTGCAGCTTGGGTGACTGAGGGCAAATAAGCCACGGGAAGGAAATGTCACTCGTTTCCACGGGGCCTCTGACCTTCATACATACGACCAAAAGCTATCTACaatcctctctcctccctggggGGGACACTGGGATATGTGGAGGGACAGACCCCTAATGTGGACAGGGAGACTGCAGGGCACAgtggggctggcagctccctggggcCAGGACCGTGGGAgctccagccaggagcagggcagccagggagCACCAGGGCAGCTCCAGCTCTGGACATCGGACACCTCCCTTGGGATGGGCCAAGGCTAGGACATGGGCCCAGGGGTGGGCCTAGCTTGGTGGGGCcatggccgggcagggcagggctgtggggagctggagactggcCTTGCTGTGGcatcgctggggcaggggctgatggcCCTGGGGGGCTGACGTGGGGCCCTGGGCCCTGGGGGGCTGACGTGGGGGCCTGGGCCCTGGGCATGGTGGGAGAGCTCCaggggtgggcaggggcagTCAGGGCTGTCGGTGCCCTCATGGCCCTGACATGACCTTCCTCTCCTCGTGGGTCTCAGGGAGCCTTCTGTAAAACTATGGAGCAAAGAACAGGATTTTTCATGTAGAAAGCATCGATATAACAATTTGTCACCTCACTTTTCATCATCCCTCTTTTCAGGTGATTTTTAAGAACGTTGCACAACATTGATGCCATTGGAGTCCCACTGGCGACACCCTGCTCCTGTGAGAACCAGACATGCCATCCCACCCTTTTGGCTCCTGTCCCTTAACCAGTTGTTTTTCTGCAAGAGGACCTGACCATTTGTTCCCAGACTGCTTAATTTCTCTAAGAGGCATTCACGAGAGTCCTGTCAAAACTTCTTGAAAATCCAGGTGCACCTGGGTTACCATTACCCACCTGTTTACTCCATCAGCGACCTCCAGCAAATTTGTGAATCACAGCTGCTGTCAGGCTGGCATTGATGTATTCCAGTTGTATTATGTCATATCATAGTTTCTCTCGAGCTACCTAATGAAGACAGTCTTTGTAAATCTCTGAGTACTCCTAGAGCCCTTTCTAAAATCTGTTACTAATTTGCCACTGCCTATTCCCCTGGAATTGAGGCCAGCACGAGCAATGGGTTGAACAAGGCAGCCGCTGTGTATCTGAGCTCCTCTACAAGACGTGGGTGAACCTCAACCAGTTCTGGCGATCTGTTGTTACTAATTTTGTCAGGTTACTCCAAACTCTCTTCTACTGACATTTCAGTTTGACGAGGAATTCCTCAGGCTTATGTATGACAAAAAAGACCCCTGTTGTGGGAGCCTCTGCTCCGAGCATTAATGCAGGATTCATTCTACTTTCTGCAAGACCTCCACTTCCCCACATCCCCACAATTCTCCAGTAGGCTACCAGTCTGAGGAGTGtttgaaaaaagtttcatttataaCTCTGTACCTTCAGCAAGCCACAGGTTGGCTTTGGCTTGCCTTTCTGTGTTTAACTTGATAGAATTCACatcctttgctgttttcctcatttGGGCATTCTTGTGCTTTCTGATGGCGTTTCTTTACTTCTAATAGTCTCCTTTGCTGTTTACTTCTACAGGTTATTTTACGGCCCAGGCAACGATGTGAACAAAGGATTTCTAAGGCTCAGGCAATTGTTCTGATCATTCAACTGTAGTTTATTCTCTTTTGGGACAATCTGACAGTAATTTGGAGCAGAAGCAGTATGGATGTGTCTGGGGAGGGTGTGGGTGTATGTGGTGGGAGTGATAACTCTGTTTCCTGCAAAATCTACTGCTCTGAATAATCTTTCATGTTACCTACAGGAACTTTTGGTTTATCAGCACAGATATCCACCgaatttaaattttgctttccataATTTGGTTGTTCCCAGCTAGCTAGTGCCTGTTAACTGCAGAGCTCAGTGAGTGTCTGGAAGTTAAAAGACCCATATACTACCTGGAACGTTTAAGTGTCATCTTTCGCCCATCTTAGTGAAGTTCCTGGTTGAATCAAACTCCTTTCCTCACCTCAGCAATATCCAGATAGGTCTTTGAAAAGTATAAGTTAGTggtaagaaaggaaattaaaaactggCACCTTGGATATGAATAAAGGGTCAAGGAAAAGCAAGATTCAGGAGCAAGAAAGCTCTCCTCTCCTGGGAACATGAACTGAATCTGTGatgcaaacacattttcataaaaaggaaattgtcTGACAGGGGCAGCCACAATTAATCCAAATTTCATGCCAGTTCACTATTTCCTCATTATGTTTCACTGTATATTAAGACTGTATTTGTAAGATGCACTCTGAACTCCACATTAAAGAATAGCCCTGCTGCTGAAAGAGCCATAATTCATTTACTAACAGCCCTTGTTGCTGTGCTTCAGTAATGTAATCATTTTGTCTGTGTCCCAACCATATGATTATTCCTGTTGTGTAGGAAATTTAAGTCCAAGGAATGTCAGATCAAATATAAAAGCCTAGTGCTTACCCATAGTTTTTATTCAATTAAGTAGCCATTACAGAGCTCATGCTATTTCAAATGACATAATGCAGAATGCAAATGCAGTCCTTTATTACAGATATATGTCCATCTAAACAAAATGGCACCAACACAATCCAAACccattacaatttttaaattattatgcTAAGGCGATTATTATATGGTGAGCAGTCTCTGTGAAAGACAAGTGGGGAATCCGTGGCCTCCACAAACCACACTTTgagcacagcagcagtgttATTTGAGGTTTATTTGTGAAATTCCTACATGCAGAGAAACAGTGCTGCTAAAATATGCTCCTAGAGTGAAAGCACTGAGCTGCAGCTTGGAGAACTCCAACTTTGCAGGTGATGTGTGGGTAAGTCAGTCATGCGTAGGGCCGGGACCTGACCCAGACAGAGGTGCCTAAGGCAGGGTCTGGGCAGCATTTAGATGCTTATCCCCAAACTAAGATCTAAAAAGCCCTGTCCATTCCCACCCACTCTTGCTGTGCTTATTAAGCACCTCGCACGTCGTCCCTGCACATGCCTTCTACATCGCCCACAGGATCCATAAGGCTTCCTCTGCTCAGCATCGCTGAGGGCTCCTCCTAACCAGCACGGTCCTAGAGCTCCTATCTCCCACCATCAGGTTTGGGCTCCTCACTAAATCGTTGCCCAGCACCACAAGTGCCTTTACCTGCATAAGGCTGAGGGCCTTCCCTTTGCAGTCCCGCAGCCCACCTTtcaggcacagctctgcacccCTTCAGTATTGCTGCTATGGTGGGCTCTCATGGGAAGCGACTGCCACCAGCGTGAgatctttcctttccctctatTCCTACCCCTTGGTCGTAGCTTTCTGTTTACATGAGGGGACTAATGATATATGTGTCCTTTGCCCTGGTGATCAGAATACTCCTGTGGaaggtgggagaggaagaaacGAATCCCTCtaggcagagctgggaattaTACCTGAATCTCTCACACCTGATGGAGTCCCAACTCCAGGCGGCTCAGTTAAAGGCAGGCAGGCTGTCACCACTCAGCACGCCTGCCTCTGTCAGCCTGGGGGTGCGGCTCACGCTGCCTTCTCGGAGAACCATTGCAAACACCAGTCCTTCAGAAAACGCTTCTGTGTCTGATTTCCCTAGAGACAAAGATGCCTACTGGAACCCCTAAATCTGCTGATGAAGCCAAGAAGaggatgagatttttttacaCGTCTCTGTGTATGGCGCGTCCCACTTGCTCAATCTAAATAGCTCCTTTTTCTCAGTACAAGGTACTTGTTCAAGCCTTTTCTGAACCTTCCTCATGCACTATATAGGCAGCCGATTCCGGATCAGGTCTGAAGCCAGGCAAGATCCCTACTTAGATCCAGCCTGAAACTGCTCTGTTACAGTTTTAcaacagggagaaaacagaaatacttcccAATTTAAGACAGACATTGTTGTGGCTGCTTTTTGTTAATCAAAAACTGGGCTAATACAGTGATAAAGTAAGGGGCTCATATAAAGTTGAATACAGAACAGTGCAAATGGAGACAGGGAGTCTGTTATGATTTACTCatcaaatactgaaaataatatgaaaagagagagatggcATAGAAATAGTTACTCATTACGTAGAGAGTGAAAAGCTGCATCAAAAAGAGAGTTTAGTGGGTCAGTTTCTAttattacaaattttaaaaaaaaaccttccaaagGTTTCTGGAATTGGGGTTTGTATtttgtgtctattttttttccccgtaaCAGTCAATGTGGTCCAAGCTGGGTAATTCTGAACGTTATCATGCAAAGCGGAAGGACAGGGACAATTTCCCCACTTAAGCCACTTTATTGGCATAAttgcaagacaaaaataaactgcTCACTGCTTCCTACACCTCTTCCCCTCATGCCAGCTTCTGTCTGCAACTTTTTACTTTCAGCTCATTAcgagaaagtaattttattgtCACATTTGGCTGGCAGCTGGAATTCTCCAAATGAGGTAAGCAGGGCTGAGATGCTCGCTCTCATCCCTCAGCAAAAACCTTGTAACATACGGTGCTCTTATGTCTCCAAGCTCTACGTGAAGAGGAAAACAGGCATCTGGGCTGGGTTCATTTGTAACGCTGTGGTTGCTGGATTAATATGAAAAGACAGATGAAGGCAGACACTTTAATTACTTCACCCTAACTTTTTATTACAACATCAAGTAAAATGGTGAGTTACAGAGGATAATGGGCGTGAAACACCTGGGATGAAGTCACACACAAGCTCATGGTTTGTTATCTGCCAATGGGGTTTTAAATATCGATAATTTCTGTACATGCATCTTCGtgttatttctgattttcttgaTAAATCATTTCAGGATTACTTTGTTTTAAGCTGTGAGGTAGCTACTAAGACTGGGACCCcgcttttttcttctggaatttTCTGAACTGGGACTGTATTGCCACGGCCGCCCGCTCTGTCTCTGGCGCGTCCATGTCTATGTCAAATTCCTCTTGAACCTTCTTCTGCCCATCtgctcaaagaaaacaaaacaaaacatcaacAGTTTTTTCAAACAGTGATAATCACTGGACAGCACAGGTGAAAAACCCTGCCCCCCTCTCCTTCACAGACACAGCCGTGACGGTGGGGAGcatagtcagaaaaaaacctgggaCCAGTTTCAGCAAACACAGCTGATCAAATCCCCCACCCTCTCCCAACAGCACAGTGTGTGACAGCCCATTGGTAGCTAGGCACCGAGGAGTGACATCCAAATGGTGCTCGGCAGTCACCGAGCATCACCCTGGCATCTGAGCAAGTCCTCTCCTGCCCGGGGAGCTAACAGTGAGGGGCAGAGTGACCCTCCTGTGCCACCCTGCAGGTGGAAGTTACTCATATCCCCATGTTTACTCCAAAACAAAGGcaccttaaaatattttaaagtaggGATTAAGACCCTGTTCCTATCACACCTCCTGCATTAGAGGAAGAGATAATACTTCCTGAGGCAAATTTCCATCCTTTTCACTGATTTCCTGCCTCATCCCTTTCAACACGTACCGCTCTTCCCCTTTGAATCATTTATGTTCAATCTCTCTGCCACTGTGCTGCTTCCCTCACTTCTCTCTGGGCTCTGTTGTTGCCTTTCAGCCTCGATCTTTGGCTCTTTGCCTTCCGTTATTCCCAGTCCTCAGCTTTTCGTTCAACTGCATTCGGCCTCCACGTGGACAACCCAGCTGACTTTGCTGAATTTTGCTTCATCCACCTACGTGTTAAGTGCAGCCCTGGGAAACTCCTGCCCTCGTTGTGAAGATAACCCTAATCTGCCTGGACCAACAAAGTGAGAACACACATTCACTCCACTAACCTCGTCGTACCACTGAGTTTCTCTTCTCTATAAACTTGTTTGTCAAACTCACTTATGTAATTGTTGTATCCCAGTCCTGCAGTGAACGTCATGCCAGGAGTCTGCAGACAGCTCTACTTAAAACAGCCGTGGGAATTCACCCATTTTGAACCACTTTGCTTTTTACTCTTGAGATTAACACCTCCAGGATGCTCATCCCCAAGTACTGTTAATGCAAATCAAGGCAAGCACTTTCAATGtactattaaaatgaaaagaaacttaTTCCccactctctctctccttcccactaGAAAACAGGGATACCACTTCATGATTTTAGCATGAGTCTTGCAGTATTTCTTGCCTTTACTTCTTGTTCTTATTCAGAACTCAATTTTTGTGTCCATTTTCCATGACCAGAATCCACTCTAAACTGGCAAGTA
Above is a genomic segment from Gymnogyps californianus isolate 813 chromosome 1, ASM1813914v2, whole genome shotgun sequence containing:
- the PCP4 gene encoding calmodulin regulator protein PCP4; translated protein: QRQGTGATNGKDKTSGENDGQKKVQEEFDIDMDAPETERAAVAIQSQFRKFQKKKAGSQS